From Etheostoma cragini isolate CJK2018 chromosome 17, CSU_Ecrag_1.0, whole genome shotgun sequence, one genomic window encodes:
- the eno4 gene encoding enolase 4 isoform X1: MSYQGFMSRDSMEERDLYDIKNEAAEFYRLNRVPEQIERALNELFFHKPEDVHGYLANHFTNLCAPPRISRLKGREVYDARGQLAIEAEVFCIVCNKEKSMSSAAISSHFGPKETSLDWKATCQERADHVITAAQWINEPLNNMLKGQNPCDQSDVDHILSNFFMARYLEEKDIQNKKKEEESRSPSETDVVLSSPLSAQTKDKKSVDKGKKSNTAEKSFPPAEPPEPVLPGSLAIGSVSLAVAKTGAKTQGIPLYKYVAALKKTEVPTQFHIPVSLVTLMSCGKTSPGKLSLLEEVILIPQAGQRVKQIVTMTLELQKEMMRIVNASTKTGATQAMLCDSGVLAVNYERPEQPLDLITEACTNIGLSLGTEIHLAVHCAASELMDYSKGKYEIASGVLKSPDELVDLYRTLIGKYPVVVALIDPFRREDIDQWEKLSSAIGNSCSLLSDITYKSKASPLPGVRGHILKHIHETTISDLICVTSEHQGSVLMGTTYSEPCSDDSLSDIAVGLGLDYVKLGGLRSAETMTKFNRLISIEEELAQQGILVSEEKHPPPLFTKKPQQQSATAESAPSDTAC; the protein is encoded by the exons ATGTCTTACCAAGGGTTTATGAGCCGGGATTCTATGGAGGAGCGGGACCTGTACGACATTAAAAATGAAGCAGCAGAGTTTTACCGGCTGAACAGAGTCCCCGAACAGATAGAGAGAGCTCTGAACGAGCTCTTCTTCCACAAGCCAGAAGACGTTCACGGTTATCTG GCAAATCACTTTACAAACCTATGTGCACCACCAAGGATCAGCAGACTGAAGGGAAGGGAGGTTTATGATGCAAGAGGACAGCTAGCCATTGAGGCCGAGGTCTTCTGCATCGTCTGCAACAAGGAAAAG AGCATGTCCTCAGCTGCCATCTCCAGCCACTTTGGTCCTAAGGAGACATCGCTGGACTGGAAAGCAACATGTCAGGAGAGGGCTGACCATGTGATAACTGCTGCCCAGTGGATCAATGAACCTCTTAACAACATGCTGAAGGGCCAAAACCCCTGTGACCAATCAGATGTTGACCATATACTCAG CAATTTCTTCATGGCCCGCTACCTGGAGGAGAAAGACATCCAGaacaagaagaaggaggaggagagtcgTTCACCCAGCGAGACTGATGTGGTTCTGTCTTCTCCACTATCTGCACAGACTAAAGACAAGAAAAGTGTTGATAAAG GCAAAAAGAGTAACACTGCAGAAAAGTCGTTTCCTCCAGCAGAGCCACCAGAACCAGTTTTGCCTGGGAGCTTGGCCATTGGCTCAGTGTCTCTGGCTGTAGCCAAAACTGGGGCAAAAACACAGGGTATCCCTCTCTACAAATACGTAGCAGCTCTGAAGAAAACAGAG GTTCCAACGCAGTTTCATATTCCTGTCTCTTTGGTTACTTTAATGAGCTGTGGGAAGACTTCTCCTGGAAAACTGAGTTTACTGGAGGAAGTCATCCTGATCCCACAAGCTGGACAACGAGTCAAACAA ATCGTCACAATGACCCTTGAGTTACAGAAGGAGATGATGCGAATAGTGAATGCTTCAACAAAAACCGGG GCCACCCAGGCAATGCTGTGTGACAGTGGAGTGCTGGCTGTGAACTACGAGCGGCCTGAGCAGCCTCTAGATCTGATCACTGAAGCCTGCACTAACATTGGACTGTCACTGGGAACAGAGATCCATTTAGCAGTACATTGTGCTGCCTCTGAGCTAATGGACTAT TCTAAAGGAAAGTATGAAATTGCATCTGGTGTTTTGAAGTCTCCAGATGAATTAGTTGATTTATACCGTACCCTTATCGGCAAATACCCAGTGGTGGTGGCCTTAATCGATCCATTTAGGAGAGAG GACATAGACCAGTGGGAGAAGCTGAGCAGTGCGATTGGAAACTCATGTTCGCTGCTCTCTGACATCACCTACAAGTCAAAGGCCTCGCCCCTTCCGGGAGTCAGGGGTCACATCTTAAAACATATTCATGAGACAACAATCAGTGATTTGATCTGCGTCACATCAGAGCACCAAG GTTCAGTGTTAATGGGAACGACATACAGTGAGCCCTGCAGTGATGACTCTTTGTCAGATATA GCTGTGGGCCTGGGCCTGGACTATGTCAAACTGGGAGGTCTAAGGAGTGCTGAGACCATGACTAAATTCAACCGGCTGATTTCTATAGAGGAAGAACTGGCCCAACAGGGAATCCTAG TCTCCGAGGAGAAGCACCCCCCTCCATTGTTCACTAAAAAACCCCAGCAGCAGTCCGCTACTGCAGAGAGTGCTCCGTCCGACACGGCCTGCTAA
- the eno4 gene encoding enolase 4 isoform X2: MSYQGFMSRDSMEERDLYDIKNEAAEFYRLNRVPEQIERALNELFFHKPEDVHGYLANHFTNLCAPPRISRLKGREVYDARGQLAIEAEVFCIVCNKEKSMSSAAISSHFGPKETSLDWKATCQERADHVITAAQWINEPLNNMLKGQNPCDQSDVDHILSNFFMARYLEEKDIQNKKKEEESRSPSETDVVLSSPLSAQTKDKKSVDKGKKSNTAEKSFPPAEPPEPVLPGSLAIGSVSLAVAKTGAKTQGIPLYKYVAALKKTEVPTQFHIPVSLVTLMSCGKTSPGKLSLLEEVILIPQAGQRVKQIVTMTLELQKEMMRIVNASTKTGSKGKYEIASGVLKSPDELVDLYRTLIGKYPVVVALIDPFRREDIDQWEKLSSAIGNSCSLLSDITYKSKASPLPGVRGHILKHIHETTISDLICVTSEHQGSVLMGTTYSEPCSDDSLSDIAVGLGLDYVKLGGLRSAETMTKFNRLISIEEELAQQGILVSEEKHPPPLFTKKPQQQSATAESAPSDTAC, encoded by the exons ATGTCTTACCAAGGGTTTATGAGCCGGGATTCTATGGAGGAGCGGGACCTGTACGACATTAAAAATGAAGCAGCAGAGTTTTACCGGCTGAACAGAGTCCCCGAACAGATAGAGAGAGCTCTGAACGAGCTCTTCTTCCACAAGCCAGAAGACGTTCACGGTTATCTG GCAAATCACTTTACAAACCTATGTGCACCACCAAGGATCAGCAGACTGAAGGGAAGGGAGGTTTATGATGCAAGAGGACAGCTAGCCATTGAGGCCGAGGTCTTCTGCATCGTCTGCAACAAGGAAAAG AGCATGTCCTCAGCTGCCATCTCCAGCCACTTTGGTCCTAAGGAGACATCGCTGGACTGGAAAGCAACATGTCAGGAGAGGGCTGACCATGTGATAACTGCTGCCCAGTGGATCAATGAACCTCTTAACAACATGCTGAAGGGCCAAAACCCCTGTGACCAATCAGATGTTGACCATATACTCAG CAATTTCTTCATGGCCCGCTACCTGGAGGAGAAAGACATCCAGaacaagaagaaggaggaggagagtcgTTCACCCAGCGAGACTGATGTGGTTCTGTCTTCTCCACTATCTGCACAGACTAAAGACAAGAAAAGTGTTGATAAAG GCAAAAAGAGTAACACTGCAGAAAAGTCGTTTCCTCCAGCAGAGCCACCAGAACCAGTTTTGCCTGGGAGCTTGGCCATTGGCTCAGTGTCTCTGGCTGTAGCCAAAACTGGGGCAAAAACACAGGGTATCCCTCTCTACAAATACGTAGCAGCTCTGAAGAAAACAGAG GTTCCAACGCAGTTTCATATTCCTGTCTCTTTGGTTACTTTAATGAGCTGTGGGAAGACTTCTCCTGGAAAACTGAGTTTACTGGAGGAAGTCATCCTGATCCCACAAGCTGGACAACGAGTCAAACAA ATCGTCACAATGACCCTTGAGTTACAGAAGGAGATGATGCGAATAGTGAATGCTTCAACAAAAACCGGG TCTAAAGGAAAGTATGAAATTGCATCTGGTGTTTTGAAGTCTCCAGATGAATTAGTTGATTTATACCGTACCCTTATCGGCAAATACCCAGTGGTGGTGGCCTTAATCGATCCATTTAGGAGAGAG GACATAGACCAGTGGGAGAAGCTGAGCAGTGCGATTGGAAACTCATGTTCGCTGCTCTCTGACATCACCTACAAGTCAAAGGCCTCGCCCCTTCCGGGAGTCAGGGGTCACATCTTAAAACATATTCATGAGACAACAATCAGTGATTTGATCTGCGTCACATCAGAGCACCAAG GTTCAGTGTTAATGGGAACGACATACAGTGAGCCCTGCAGTGATGACTCTTTGTCAGATATA GCTGTGGGCCTGGGCCTGGACTATGTCAAACTGGGAGGTCTAAGGAGTGCTGAGACCATGACTAAATTCAACCGGCTGATTTCTATAGAGGAAGAACTGGCCCAACAGGGAATCCTAG TCTCCGAGGAGAAGCACCCCCCTCCATTGTTCACTAAAAAACCCCAGCAGCAGTCCGCTACTGCAGAGAGTGCTCCGTCCGACACGGCCTGCTAA